A genomic segment from Actinoplanes sichuanensis encodes:
- a CDS encoding glycoside hydrolase family 3 protein yields MSIHGELPELAAAVLQPGFVGTTAPDWVRRWLGTGLGGVALFARNVESPAQVAALTAQLRSENPDVIVAIDEEAGDVTRFESRHGSSRPGNLALGAVDDAELTESVARDLGRELADAGITLDYAPDADVNSNPGNPVIGVRAFGAEPQLVARHTAAFIRGLQESGVAGCAKHFPGHGDTAVDSHHDVPVIARTVDELAECELIPFRAAIAAGAQSVMTGHLLVPAYDPELPATLSPRILTGLLREELGFDGLIVTDGIEMQGVRRRYGLEGATVRAIAAGVDAICVGGDHADEQTAIRLRDAIVAAVRSGEITEERLRDAVARVRRLATWTTRTQVATGARAVADAAAGAGVAVLGSTVGFAAARRAVRVTGTADGPALPVTGVPHVVEFAPPRNIAIGSETPWGVGDPLAELLPGTTAVRFEAEDLEPLADPSAPVLAGAGERPLVLVVRDVHRHPWIERALTGVLAVRPDAIVVEMGIPVTVTGGVHIATHGATRALGRAAAEIIAGVDVPEPAPQPVAA; encoded by the coding sequence ATGTCCATTCACGGCGAATTGCCGGAACTGGCAGCTGCGGTACTGCAACCGGGCTTCGTGGGCACCACCGCCCCGGACTGGGTCCGCCGCTGGCTCGGCACCGGGCTCGGCGGAGTGGCCCTCTTCGCCCGCAATGTGGAGTCACCCGCACAGGTGGCCGCGCTGACCGCGCAGCTCCGCTCGGAGAACCCCGATGTGATCGTTGCCATCGACGAGGAGGCCGGTGACGTCACCCGGTTCGAGTCTCGGCACGGCAGCTCCCGCCCGGGCAACCTGGCCCTCGGGGCGGTCGACGACGCCGAGCTGACCGAGTCGGTCGCCCGCGATCTCGGCCGGGAACTGGCCGACGCCGGCATCACGCTCGACTACGCACCGGACGCCGACGTCAACAGCAACCCCGGAAACCCGGTCATCGGGGTACGGGCATTCGGCGCCGAGCCTCAGCTGGTGGCCCGGCACACCGCCGCCTTCATCCGCGGGCTCCAGGAGTCCGGGGTGGCCGGCTGCGCCAAGCACTTCCCCGGGCACGGCGACACCGCCGTCGACTCGCACCACGACGTGCCGGTGATCGCCCGCACCGTGGACGAGCTGGCCGAGTGCGAGCTGATCCCGTTCCGGGCGGCGATCGCGGCCGGCGCCCAGTCGGTGATGACCGGCCACCTGCTGGTCCCGGCCTACGACCCGGAGCTGCCGGCCACCCTCAGCCCGCGCATCCTGACCGGCCTGCTCCGCGAGGAACTCGGGTTCGACGGACTGATCGTCACCGACGGCATCGAGATGCAGGGGGTGCGCCGCCGCTACGGCCTGGAGGGCGCCACCGTCCGGGCGATCGCCGCCGGGGTGGACGCCATCTGTGTCGGTGGTGACCACGCCGACGAGCAGACCGCGATCCGGCTGCGGGACGCGATCGTCGCGGCGGTCCGCTCTGGGGAGATCACCGAGGAGCGGCTGCGCGACGCCGTCGCCCGGGTCCGTCGGCTGGCCACCTGGACCACCCGCACCCAGGTAGCGACCGGGGCCCGCGCGGTCGCCGACGCGGCCGCCGGCGCCGGGGTCGCGGTGCTCGGCTCGACGGTCGGGTTCGCCGCCGCGCGTCGCGCGGTCCGGGTCACCGGCACCGCCGACGGCCCGGCCCTGCCGGTGACCGGTGTTCCGCACGTGGTCGAGTTCGCGCCGCCGCGCAACATCGCGATCGGCAGCGAGACCCCGTGGGGGGTCGGTGACCCGTTGGCCGAGCTGTTGCCCGGCACCACCGCGGTCCGGTTCGAGGCCGAGGACCTGGAGCCGCTGGCCGACCCGTCGGCGCCGGTGCTGGCCGGCGCGGGGGAGCGGCCGCTGGTCCTGGTGGTCCGGGACGTACACCGGCACCCTTGGATCGAGCGCGCGCTGACCGGCGTGCTGGCCGTCCGGCCGGACGCGATCGTGGTCGAGATGGGCATCCCGGTGACGGTCACCGGTGGGGTGCACATCGCCACCCACGGGGCGACCCGCGCGCTGGGCCGGGCCGCCGCCGAGATCATCGCCGGGGTCGACGTCCCGGAGCCAGCGCCGCAACCCGTCGCCGCCTGA
- a CDS encoding GNAT family N-acetyltransferase: MSEYLVHDNSAEHRFELVVDGEVGALATYRLRDGVVNILHTETAPEMRGRGLAGELARQTLDQIRERGDRVIPSCPFFAKWIGEHPDYQDLVVKR; encoded by the coding sequence GTGAGCGAATACCTGGTCCACGACAACAGTGCCGAGCACCGATTCGAACTCGTCGTCGACGGCGAGGTGGGCGCACTGGCCACCTACCGTCTGCGCGACGGCGTGGTGAACATCCTGCACACCGAGACCGCGCCGGAGATGCGTGGCCGCGGCCTGGCCGGTGAACTGGCCCGGCAGACCCTCGATCAGATCCGCGAACGCGGCGACCGGGTCATCCCGTCCTGCCCGTTCTTCGCCAAGTGGATCGGCGAGCACCCGGACTACCAGGACCTGGTGGTCAAGCGCTGA
- a CDS encoding DUF1206 domain-containing protein: MTAASNVKHTASRAAESKPLELLARGGFIGYGIIHLLFAWIALQVALGGSGQDSDQSGALQTIAEQPFGKTLLIIIAVGLIAMAIWQAFEAAIGESGPQDRRAMAERVLSGARTVLYGYLAWNAIKIVQGAGSSMGDSNSSSASGLMDSDGGRVLVGLIGLVVLGIGVGMAIYGYKKKFTRHLNTHEMPAGTRQPIVRLGMAGYTAKGVAYAIAGLLVVTAAVNYDPEKARGLDAALKTLAGYSWGVWLLVLIAAGIAAFGVYCLAQAKYRKI, encoded by the coding sequence ATGACCGCAGCCTCGAACGTCAAGCACACCGCGTCACGGGCCGCCGAGAGCAAGCCCCTGGAGCTTCTCGCTCGGGGCGGCTTCATCGGATACGGCATCATCCACCTGCTCTTCGCCTGGATCGCGCTTCAGGTGGCCCTGGGTGGCTCCGGACAGGACAGTGACCAGTCCGGAGCCCTCCAGACCATCGCCGAGCAGCCGTTCGGCAAGACACTTCTGATCATCATCGCCGTCGGCCTGATCGCGATGGCGATCTGGCAGGCCTTCGAAGCCGCGATCGGCGAGAGCGGCCCGCAGGACCGCCGGGCGATGGCCGAGCGGGTCCTCTCCGGCGCCCGCACCGTCCTCTACGGCTACCTCGCCTGGAACGCCATCAAGATCGTCCAGGGCGCCGGTTCCTCGATGGGCGACAGCAACTCGAGCAGCGCGTCCGGTCTGATGGACTCGGACGGCGGCCGCGTGCTGGTCGGACTGATCGGCCTCGTGGTGCTCGGCATCGGCGTCGGCATGGCGATCTACGGCTACAAGAAGAAGTTCACCCGTCACCTGAACACCCACGAGATGCCGGCCGGCACCCGTCAGCCGATCGTCCGCCTGGGCATGGCCGGCTACACCGCCAAGGGCGTGGCGTACGCGATCGCCGGCCTCCTCGTGGTGACCGCGGCCGTCAACTACGACCCGGAGAAGGCCCGCGGCCTGGACGCCGCGCTGAAGACGCTGGCCGGTTACTCCTGGGGCGTCTGGCTGCTGGTCCTGATCGCCGCCGGCATCGCCGCGTTCGGCGTCTACTGCCTGGCGCAGGCCAAGTACCGCAAGATCTGA
- a CDS encoding mechanosensitive ion channel family protein, with translation MSSVVTGPLAIVGAAGAAIVFVEIVHWLVKRVARRSPLAADLARTMHKPFLTTVTLVTVQQAVRIWAGDFPGRSGVVHALVLLCIAAAAWLVGATLLVLEDMALARWRTDVPDNLKSRRIKTQVVMLRRVTVAAIVVLTIGVMLMTFPDIRALGASVLASAGLISVVAALAAQSTLGNVFAGLQLAFSDAIRVDDVVVVEQEWGRIEEITLTYVVVQIWDDRRLILPTSYFTTKPFQNWTRTSSAVLGTAEVDVDWATPVEPVRAELQRVCEESDLWNGKVCVLQVTGATDGVIRLRALVSANDAAALWDLRCLVRERLVGWIWQHQRAAVPRMRAELAKAVLPTGVPAPQRGPDADSDAESDAARVFSGGVDGDARGVVFGGPVPVALERKD, from the coding sequence GTGTCCAGCGTCGTCACCGGTCCGCTCGCCATCGTCGGCGCGGCGGGCGCGGCGATCGTCTTCGTCGAGATCGTCCACTGGCTGGTCAAACGGGTCGCGCGCCGTTCGCCGCTCGCCGCCGACCTGGCCCGGACCATGCACAAACCGTTCCTGACCACCGTCACCCTGGTCACCGTGCAGCAGGCCGTCCGGATCTGGGCCGGTGACTTCCCCGGCCGCTCCGGCGTGGTGCACGCTCTGGTGCTGCTCTGCATCGCGGCCGCCGCCTGGCTGGTCGGCGCGACCCTGCTGGTGCTGGAGGACATGGCGCTGGCCCGGTGGCGTACCGACGTGCCGGACAATCTCAAGAGCCGCCGGATCAAGACCCAGGTGGTGATGCTGCGCCGGGTCACGGTGGCCGCCATCGTGGTGCTGACCATCGGCGTCATGCTGATGACGTTCCCCGACATCCGGGCGCTCGGCGCCAGCGTGCTCGCCTCGGCCGGCCTGATCAGTGTGGTCGCCGCCCTGGCCGCGCAGAGCACCCTGGGCAACGTGTTCGCCGGGCTCCAGTTGGCCTTCAGCGACGCCATCCGGGTCGACGACGTGGTCGTGGTGGAGCAGGAGTGGGGCCGGATCGAGGAGATCACCCTGACCTACGTGGTGGTGCAGATCTGGGATGACCGGCGGCTGATCCTGCCCACGTCCTACTTCACCACCAAACCGTTCCAGAACTGGACGCGTACGTCGTCGGCGGTGCTCGGGACGGCTGAGGTCGACGTGGACTGGGCGACCCCGGTCGAGCCGGTGCGGGCCGAGCTTCAACGGGTCTGTGAGGAGTCGGATCTGTGGAACGGAAAGGTCTGCGTGCTCCAGGTGACCGGCGCGACCGATGGGGTGATCCGGCTGCGGGCGCTGGTCAGCGCGAACGACGCGGCCGCCCTGTGGGACCTGCGGTGCCTGGTCCGGGAGCGGCTGGTCGGGTGGATCTGGCAGCACCAGCGGGCCGCCGTGCCGCGGATGCGCGCCGAGCTGGCGAAGGCCGTGCTGCCGACCGGCGTGCCGGCGCCGCAGCGGGGTCCGGACGCCGATTCGGATGCCGAGTCGGACGCCGCCCGGGTGTTCAGCGGCGGAGTCGACGGCGACGCCCGCGGTGTGGTGTTCGGCGGCCCCGTCCCGGTTGCGCTGGAGCGCAAGGATTGA